From a region of the Brevibacterium siliguriense genome:
- the coaE gene encoding dephospho-CoA kinase, translating to MLRIGLTGGIGAGKSTVSAMLVEHGAVLVDADKIAREVVEPGQPLLERLAEVFGSQVLHTDGSLDRAALASAAFVDSEHTAQLNGLMHPAIRDRTAEHFAEHSDTEIVVHDVPLLVENSMTPAYHLNLLVDVPAEVRLQRLMDSRGMDRDDAAARISRQADDETRRAACDVIIDNSGEVEETKAAVARLIELRIRPFAANLAAGQRAPKAALELIDPADADWAGDAQRVLAKLRHGTGDEFAIEHIGSTSVPGLPAKDVIDLQLLVPDLTAARELVPRLAELGYPGAELSDHLGEGGTEPKWFHANTDPGRAVNLHVRTTDSVGARFARTFRDLLTEDTGERDRYLQVKRELMAEAETAGGTNAESIRKYAESKEPYFLEMRRRLVPDSFD from the coding sequence ATGCTGAGAATCGGTCTCACCGGCGGAATCGGCGCCGGAAAGTCAACGGTGTCCGCAATGCTCGTCGAACACGGGGCAGTGCTCGTCGACGCAGACAAGATCGCCCGCGAAGTCGTCGAACCCGGACAGCCTCTGCTCGAGAGACTGGCAGAGGTCTTCGGGTCGCAGGTGCTGCACACCGACGGCTCGCTCGACCGAGCGGCGCTGGCGTCGGCAGCCTTCGTCGATTCCGAACACACGGCACAGCTCAACGGGCTCATGCATCCGGCGATCCGCGACCGCACCGCTGAGCACTTCGCCGAGCATTCCGACACCGAGATCGTCGTCCACGACGTGCCGCTGCTCGTCGAGAACTCCATGACACCGGCCTACCACCTCAACCTCCTCGTCGACGTGCCCGCCGAGGTGCGGCTGCAGCGGCTCATGGACTCCCGCGGAATGGACCGCGATGATGCCGCCGCACGGATCTCCCGCCAAGCCGATGACGAAACGCGACGAGCGGCCTGTGACGTCATCATCGACAACTCCGGTGAGGTGGAGGAGACGAAGGCCGCGGTCGCCCGTCTCATCGAATTGCGGATCCGTCCTTTCGCCGCCAATCTCGCGGCCGGGCAGCGAGCACCGAAGGCTGCCCTCGAACTCATCGACCCCGCGGACGCGGACTGGGCAGGAGATGCACAGCGAGTGCTCGCAAAGCTGAGGCACGGCACCGGCGACGAGTTCGCCATCGAGCACATCGGCTCCACCTCGGTGCCGGGGCTGCCCGCCAAGGACGTCATCGACCTGCAGCTCCTCGTCCCCGACCTCACCGCAGCCCGGGAGCTGGTACCGCGCCTGGCCGAGCTCGGGTATCCCGGTGCAGAATTGAGCGACCACCTCGGTGAAGGCGGAACAGAGCCGAAATGGTTCCACGCGAACACAGACCCGGGTCGGGCAGTCAATCTTCATGTGCGCACGACGGATTCCGTCGGTGCGCGCTTCGCCCGCACATTCCGGGACCTGCTCACCGAGGACACAGGGGAGCGGGACCGCTACCTGCAGGTCAAGCGCGAACTCATGGCCGAAGCTGAGACGGCGGGCGGGACGAACGCAGAGTCGATACGAAAATATGCGGAGTCGAAGGAACCCTACTTCCTCGAGATGCGTCGCAGGCTCGTCCCCGACAGCTTCGACTGA
- the uvrB gene encoding excinuclease ABC subunit UvrB, whose protein sequence is MSSERPLPAIGHRPDVTREVAPFEVVSEYSPSGDQPTAIKEISDRLDAGERDIVLLGATGTGKSATTAWLIEQVQRPTLIMAPNKTLAAQLANEFRQLLPNNAVEYFVSYYDYYQPEAYVPQTDTFIEKDSSINDEVERLRHSATNSLLTRRDVVVVSTVSCIYGLGTPEEYVDRMVTLHKGDECDRDELLKRFVSMQYARNDMAFTRGTFRVRGDTVEIIPQYEELALRIEFFGDEIESLQTLHPLTGEIVRDEDTIHVFPASHYVAGENRMATAISGIEEELQKRLSEFETQNKLLEAQRLKMRTTYDLEMMESMGFTSGIENYSRHIDGRAPGSAPNCLLDYFPEDFLLVIDESHVTVPQIGGMYEGDMSRKRTLVEHGFRLPSAMDNRPLKFDEFRERVGQSVYLSATPGNFELGNANGFVQQIIRPTGLVDPEIKVKPTKGQIDDLLDEIKTRVDANERVLVTTLTKKMAEDLTDYLLEHDIRVQYLHSDVDTLRRVELLTELRAGEFDVLVGINLLREGLDLPEVSLVAILDADKEGFLRSSTSLIQTIGRAARNLNGQVHMYADTITDSMRTAIDETDRRRAIQIAFNEEHGIDPAPLVKRIADITERLQREDEDTRELLTEFDYGKGKRGYNSTLTDEQREAAGKPGSLRPPAADLTELIESLTSQMHSAAAELQFELAARLRDELSDLKQELRQMKEAGHA, encoded by the coding sequence ATGAGCTCAGAACGCCCCCTGCCAGCGATCGGCCACCGCCCCGACGTCACCCGCGAAGTGGCGCCCTTCGAGGTTGTTTCCGAGTACTCGCCCTCCGGTGATCAGCCGACGGCGATCAAGGAGATCTCCGACCGGCTCGACGCGGGAGAGCGGGACATCGTCCTCCTCGGCGCCACCGGTACGGGAAAGTCGGCGACGACGGCCTGGCTCATCGAACAGGTGCAGAGACCGACGCTGATCATGGCACCGAACAAGACCCTGGCCGCGCAGCTGGCCAACGAGTTCCGACAGCTGCTGCCCAACAACGCCGTCGAGTACTTCGTCTCGTACTACGACTATTACCAACCGGAAGCCTATGTGCCTCAGACGGACACGTTCATCGAGAAGGACTCCTCGATCAACGACGAAGTCGAACGTCTGCGGCACTCGGCCACGAACTCGCTGCTGACCAGGCGTGATGTCGTCGTGGTCTCGACCGTGTCGTGCATCTACGGTCTCGGCACACCGGAGGAGTACGTCGACCGGATGGTCACCCTCCACAAAGGCGACGAATGCGACCGGGATGAACTGCTCAAACGCTTCGTATCCATGCAGTACGCCCGCAATGACATGGCCTTCACCCGCGGCACCTTCCGCGTCCGCGGAGACACCGTCGAGATCATCCCGCAGTACGAGGAGCTCGCGCTGCGCATCGAATTCTTCGGCGACGAGATCGAATCGCTGCAGACCCTCCACCCGCTGACCGGTGAGATCGTCCGCGACGAGGACACCATCCACGTGTTCCCGGCCAGCCACTACGTCGCCGGAGAGAACCGGATGGCCACCGCGATCAGCGGGATCGAGGAGGAGCTGCAGAAGCGGCTGAGCGAGTTCGAGACGCAGAACAAGCTGCTCGAAGCCCAGCGGCTGAAGATGCGCACCACATATGACCTCGAGATGATGGAATCGATGGGCTTCACCTCCGGCATCGAGAACTACTCCCGGCACATCGACGGCCGCGCCCCCGGATCGGCACCGAACTGTCTGCTCGACTACTTCCCCGAGGACTTCCTCCTCGTCATCGACGAATCCCATGTCACGGTCCCGCAGATCGGCGGCATGTACGAAGGCGATATGTCGCGCAAGCGCACCCTCGTCGAACACGGATTCCGCCTGCCCAGCGCCATGGACAACCGGCCGCTGAAGTTCGACGAATTCCGGGAGCGGGTGGGACAGAGCGTGTACCTGTCCGCCACGCCCGGCAACTTCGAACTCGGCAACGCCAACGGCTTCGTCCAGCAGATCATCCGTCCCACCGGCCTCGTCGACCCAGAGATCAAGGTCAAACCGACGAAGGGACAGATCGACGACCTACTCGATGAGATCAAGACACGCGTCGATGCGAACGAGCGTGTGCTCGTGACGACTCTGACGAAGAAGATGGCCGAAGACCTCACCGACTACCTGCTCGAACACGACATCCGCGTCCAGTACCTCCACTCAGATGTCGACACGCTGCGACGTGTGGAGCTGCTCACAGAGCTGCGCGCCGGTGAGTTCGATGTGCTCGTCGGCATCAACCTGCTGCGCGAGGGCCTCGACCTACCAGAAGTCTCCCTCGTAGCGATCCTCGACGCCGACAAAGAAGGCTTCCTCCGGTCATCGACATCGCTCATCCAGACGATCGGACGTGCCGCCCGTAACCTCAACGGCCAAGTGCACATGTACGCCGATACGATCACGGACTCGATGCGCACCGCCATCGACGAGACCGACCGCAGACGCGCCATCCAGATCGCCTTCAACGAAGAGCACGGAATCGACCCGGCCCCGCTGGTCAAGCGGATCGCAGACATCACCGAACGTCTGCAGCGAGAGGACGAGGACACTCGAGAGCTGCTCACCGAATTCGACTACGGCAAGGGCAAGCGCGGCTACAACTCGACTCTGACCGACGAACAGCGAGAAGCCGCCGGCAAACCCGGCTCGCTGCGTCCGCCGGCAGCCGACCTCACCGAGCTCATCGAATCGCTGACTTCGCAGATGCATTCGGCGGCCGCAGAGCTGCAGTTCGAGCTCGCCGCACGTCTGCGCGATGAACTCTCAGACCTCAAGCAGGAGCTGCGCCAGATGAAGGAGGCCGGTCACGCCTGA
- a CDS encoding TerC family protein translates to MDILSSTLAAGGNAAAASESPIPVWFMITSGIIVVAILVFDLLLVIKRPHTPSMREASIWVAFYVALALVFAGALFAIGDAQHGSEFLTGWLLEYSLSIDNLFVFIIIMGSFSVPRKYQQEVLMVGIIIAIVFRGIFIVAGAAIISAFVEVFFVFGIFLLVVAYRQAFSSEDEGDGENGLIRFLRKRINVVDEYHGNKLRVVLDDNKTYWTPMFIVFIAIGSTDVMFALDSIPAIFGVTQNAFLVFTANVFALMGLRQLYFLLGGLVDKLVYLHYGIAAILAFIGVKLVIHALHSSDWEFLSWGHSIPEVPTWLSLTVIVLAMVVATVASLIKMKKDGISFKDIRAEQSDESEEA, encoded by the coding sequence ATGGATATTCTGTCCTCCACGCTCGCAGCCGGCGGCAACGCCGCTGCAGCGAGCGAATCTCCGATTCCCGTATGGTTCATGATCACCTCGGGAATCATCGTCGTTGCGATCCTCGTCTTCGACCTTCTCCTGGTCATCAAGCGACCACACACCCCGTCGATGCGGGAGGCGAGCATCTGGGTCGCCTTCTACGTCGCCCTGGCTCTTGTCTTCGCCGGTGCGCTCTTCGCCATCGGCGACGCCCAGCATGGCAGCGAATTCCTCACCGGCTGGCTGCTCGAATACTCGTTGAGCATCGACAACCTGTTCGTCTTCATCATCATCATGGGCAGCTTCTCGGTACCGCGTAAGTACCAGCAGGAAGTGCTCATGGTCGGCATCATCATCGCCATCGTCTTCCGCGGCATCTTCATCGTCGCGGGTGCGGCGATCATCAGCGCCTTCGTCGAAGTCTTCTTCGTCTTCGGCATCTTCCTCCTCGTCGTCGCCTACCGGCAGGCATTCAGCTCCGAAGACGAAGGCGACGGCGAAAACGGCCTCATTCGGTTCCTGCGGAAGCGGATCAACGTCGTCGACGAATACCATGGCAACAAGCTGCGTGTGGTTCTCGACGACAACAAGACCTACTGGACCCCGATGTTCATCGTGTTCATCGCCATCGGCTCGACCGATGTGATGTTCGCGCTCGACTCGATCCCGGCGATCTTCGGCGTCACCCAGAACGCGTTCCTCGTGTTCACCGCGAACGTGTTCGCCCTCATGGGACTGCGTCAGCTGTACTTCCTGCTCGGAGGACTCGTCGACAAGCTCGTCTACCTCCACTACGGAATCGCTGCGATCCTCGCCTTCATCGGCGTCAAGCTCGTCATCCACGCTCTGCACTCGAGCGATTGGGAGTTCCTCTCGTGGGGCCATTCGATCCCCGAAGTGCCGACGTGGCTGTCCCTGACGGTCATCGTCCTGGCAATGGTGGTGGCCACGGTCGCCTCACTGATCAAGATGAAGAAGGACGGAATCTCCTTCAAGGACATCAGAGCAGAACAGTCCGACGAGTCCGAAGAGGCCTGA
- a CDS encoding YciI family protein — translation MPVFAVTYHYGPDTDTRMEHRPAHRQWQAEMNEAGTILASGPLDDDPQPGGLLILSAADHAEVEGHLAADPYASLGVIEKTDIREWTPVFGPFAQG, via the coding sequence ATGCCGGTCTTCGCCGTCACCTACCACTACGGACCTGATACCGATACGCGGATGGAGCACCGCCCTGCTCACCGTCAATGGCAGGCGGAGATGAATGAGGCCGGGACGATTCTCGCATCCGGTCCCTTGGACGATGATCCGCAGCCGGGAGGACTGCTCATCCTCAGCGCCGCCGACCATGCGGAGGTCGAAGGTCACCTGGCTGCCGACCCCTATGCGTCGCTCGGTGTCATCGAGAAGACGGACATCCGCGAGTGGACTCCCGTGTTCGGGCCCTTCGCACAGGGCTGA
- a CDS encoding DEAD/DEAH box helicase, with product MARLQEIPAEFADDDTIYESFGEYCQEIGVEPYPAQDEAFLTILAGDNTIMATPTGSGKSLVALFALYQSFTRGIRSYYTAPLKALVSEKFFSLINAFGAENVGMITGDSTVNPDAPVICATAEILANQALREGGMLDAGMVVMDEFHYVADPSRGWAWQVPLLEMPQTQFVLMSATLGDTTDIRRTMTETTGRDSSVVTSATRPVPLDFEYSTETLSDTLRGLVRSDKAPVYVVSYSQNGAIDLATNLLSVDLASKEQKAAIAAAIKGFTFGKGFGQSLRKLLLHGVGVHHAGMLPKYRRLIEQLALKGLLLVISGTDTLGVGINVPIRSVLLTGLTKFDGRKMRRLSVREFQQLAGRAGRAGFDTRGYVIAQAPEHVIDNLKAEAKAANDDKKKKKKVKKKAAPVGFVGWSEETFTKLIEGESETLRPRMKIDHSTILNLVARPGSDVSTISAFIDKTHETRERRLDLKLTAISIGRSLIDAGLIEVRGSELVATQDLGPQFALNQPLAPFVLAALELLDENDDTYALDVVSIVEATTPVPFQILKGQLDRIKGETLAELKAEGVEYAERMAILDEIESPAPLAELLDPAFDHFVETHPWLHRGGFEPKSVVRDMLEQAMGFTQFVGYYSLARAEGSLLRYLTDVYRALLHNVPAENRTEELETIIEWLGETIARTDSSLLDEWRTLQGLDPTEHADDLPALDRRFSENTKVFTAEIRNALFHRVLLAERANYTELGRLDAESGFDSRAWEDAIEDFYDEYGELHVDQKARGREYIDITPGSHTWNVRQVLADPDDNRDWAIDAEVDVAASDESGDIVLRILSVGEIGR from the coding sequence GTGGCCAGATTGCAGGAGATCCCAGCGGAATTCGCCGACGACGACACGATCTACGAGTCGTTCGGCGAATACTGCCAAGAGATCGGAGTGGAGCCGTACCCGGCTCAGGACGAGGCGTTCCTCACGATCCTCGCAGGCGACAATACGATCATGGCGACCCCGACCGGTTCGGGGAAGTCACTCGTCGCTCTCTTCGCCCTCTACCAGTCCTTCACGCGCGGGATCCGGTCCTATTACACGGCCCCGCTCAAGGCCCTCGTGAGCGAGAAGTTCTTCTCCCTCATCAACGCCTTCGGCGCCGAGAACGTCGGCATGATCACCGGTGACTCCACTGTCAACCCGGATGCCCCCGTCATCTGCGCCACGGCAGAGATCCTGGCCAACCAGGCACTGCGCGAAGGCGGAATGCTCGACGCCGGAATGGTCGTCATGGACGAGTTCCACTATGTCGCCGACCCCTCCCGAGGCTGGGCCTGGCAGGTGCCGCTCCTCGAGATGCCGCAGACCCAGTTCGTCCTCATGTCAGCCACCTTGGGCGACACCACCGACATCCGACGCACCATGACGGAGACGACCGGACGCGATTCCTCCGTGGTCACCTCGGCGACCAGGCCCGTCCCGCTCGACTTTGAATATTCGACGGAGACGCTCTCGGACACTCTGCGCGGACTCGTCCGCAGCGACAAAGCGCCGGTCTACGTCGTCTCCTACTCCCAGAACGGAGCCATCGACCTCGCCACCAACCTGCTCTCGGTCGACCTCGCCTCCAAAGAACAGAAGGCCGCGATCGCCGCTGCCATCAAGGGCTTCACCTTCGGCAAGGGATTCGGGCAGAGTCTGCGCAAGCTGCTGTTGCACGGCGTCGGCGTCCACCACGCCGGAATGCTGCCGAAGTACCGCCGGCTCATCGAACAGCTCGCCCTCAAAGGACTGCTGCTCGTCATCTCCGGCACCGACACCCTCGGCGTGGGCATCAACGTGCCCATCCGCTCTGTGCTCCTGACCGGACTGACGAAATTCGACGGACGGAAGATGCGCAGACTCAGCGTCCGCGAATTCCAGCAGCTCGCCGGGCGTGCCGGCCGCGCCGGATTCGATACGCGCGGGTACGTCATCGCTCAAGCCCCCGAACACGTCATCGACAACCTCAAGGCCGAGGCGAAGGCTGCGAACGATGACAAGAAGAAAAAGAAGAAGGTCAAGAAGAAGGCCGCCCCGGTCGGCTTCGTCGGCTGGTCCGAGGAGACGTTCACAAAACTCATCGAGGGCGAATCCGAGACCCTGCGACCGCGGATGAAGATCGACCATTCGACGATCCTCAACCTCGTCGCCCGCCCCGGCTCCGATGTGTCGACCATCAGCGCGTTCATCGACAAGACACATGAGACAAGGGAGCGCCGGCTCGACCTCAAACTCACCGCGATCAGCATCGGACGCTCCCTCATCGACGCCGGCCTCATCGAGGTCCGTGGCAGCGAACTCGTCGCCACCCAGGACCTCGGCCCCCAGTTCGCGCTCAACCAGCCGCTGGCGCCCTTCGTCCTCGCCGCGCTCGAGCTTCTCGACGAGAACGACGACACGTACGCCCTGGACGTCGTCTCCATCGTCGAGGCGACCACCCCGGTGCCGTTCCAGATCCTCAAGGGCCAACTCGACCGGATCAAGGGAGAGACCCTGGCCGAGCTCAAGGCCGAAGGCGTCGAATACGCCGAACGTATGGCGATCCTCGACGAGATCGAAAGCCCCGCACCCCTGGCCGAGTTGCTCGACCCGGCGTTCGACCATTTCGTCGAGACTCATCCCTGGCTGCACCGAGGCGGCTTCGAGCCCAAATCCGTCGTCCGCGACATGCTCGAGCAGGCCATGGGCTTCACCCAGTTCGTCGGCTACTACAGTCTCGCCCGGGCCGAGGGCAGCCTGCTGCGCTACCTCACCGACGTCTACCGCGCACTGCTCCACAACGTCCCCGCGGAGAACCGGACCGAGGAACTCGAGACCATCATCGAATGGCTGGGTGAGACCATCGCCCGGACGGATTCGTCGCTGCTGGACGAATGGCGGACGCTGCAGGGACTCGACCCCACCGAACACGCCGACGATCTGCCGGCGCTGGACCGTCGCTTCTCCGAGAACACGAAGGTCTTCACCGCGGAGATCCGCAATGCCCTGTTCCACCGAGTGCTGCTGGCCGAACGCGCGAACTACACGGAGCTCGGCCGCCTCGACGCCGAATCCGGATTCGACTCCCGGGCCTGGGAGGACGCGATCGAGGACTTCTACGACGAATACGGAGAGCTGCACGTCGACCAGAAGGCCCGCGGACGGGAATATATCGACATCACACCCGGTTCCCACACTTGGAACGTCCGACAGGTCCTCGCCGATCCCGACGACAACAGGGACTGGGCCATCGACGCTGAGGTGGACGTGGCCGCCAGCGACGAATCCGGCGATATCGTTCTGCGCATCCTCTCGGTCGGAGAGATCGGCAGATGA